A single Perca flavescens isolate YP-PL-M2 chromosome 2, PFLA_1.0, whole genome shotgun sequence DNA region contains:
- the npy2r gene encoding neuropeptide Y receptor type 2, which produces MESDLWRLSAMDSADQLNMTQAKEFPLEPKSSNCCSTTGTVNDEPLLKLDDSTKLVGVRVILILAYSTIILFGVIGNSLVIYVVCKFKHLRTVNNFFIVNLAVADLLVNALCLPFTLVNTLYGEWKFGQVLCFMLPYSQGLAVHVSTITMNVIAVDRHRSIVYHMETKMSKDMCAVVIVITWAVSALLASPLAIFREYGTFVILPHLSIQVCTEHWPGSSANGSIYSISVLLVQYGLPLAINCVAYISIWNKLNNHVVYIGRNDRRQHRKKTTKMLVTMVVVFAVSWLPLHAFQLAVDIDSTLLFMKDFKLLFTVFHIVAMCSTFVNPILYGWMNNNYRMAFLSVCKCYQPFSSQSGHSKSRETQKNEDRVCTDCKSTNV; this is translated from the exons ATGGAG AGTGACTTATGGAGACTGTCCGCCATGGATTCAGCAGATCAACTCAACATGACTCAAGCAAAAGAATTCCCACTTGAACCTAAATCTTCCAACTGCTGCTCAACTACTGGCACAGTAAATGATGAGCCCTTGTTGAAGCTGGATGACAGCACAAAGCTGGTGGGAGTTCGAGTTATTCTCATTCTTGCTTACAGCACAATCATATTGTTTGGAGTCATCGGAAACTCCTTAGTGATATACGTCGTCTGCAAGTTTAAACATCTACGGACTGTCAACAATTTCTTCATTGTAAACTTAGCTGTTGCAGACTTGCTGGTGAATGCGCTGTGTTTGCCTTTCACCCTTGTCAACACTCTGTATGGCGAGTGGAAGTTTGGTCAGGTGTTGTGCTTCATGCTGCCCTACTCTCAAGGCCTGGCCGTGCACGTGTCCACCATCACCATGAACGTCATCGCCGTGGACCGCCACAGGAGCATTGTCTACCACATGGAGACCAAGATGTCCAAAGACATGTGCGCTGTGGTCATTGTCATCACATGGGCTGTCAGCGCCCTGTTGGCCAGCCCGCTTGCCATCTTCAGGGAGTACGGGACGTTCGTCATACTACCACACCTGTCTATTCAGGTGTGTACGGAGCATTGGCCGGGAAGCAGCGCAAACGGAAGCATCTACAGTATATCAGTGCTTCTGGTTCAGTACGGTTTACCTCTGGCTATCAACTGCGTTGCATACATCAGCATCTGGAATAAGCTGAATAATCATGTGGTTTACATAGGTCGAAATGACCGCCGTCAGCACAGGAAGAAGACCACTAAGATGCTGGTGACCATGGTTGTGGTTTTCGCTGTCAGCTGGTTGCCTTTACATGCATTCCAGTTGGCTGTTGACATTGACAGCACGTTGCTGTTTATGAAGGATTTCAAGCTGCTTTTCACGGTGTTCCACATTGTGGCAATGTGCTCGACGTTTGTCAATCCCATACTGTACGGGTGGATGAACAACAACTACAGGATGgcctttttgtctgtgtgtaagtgttACCAGCCCTTCAGTTCACAGTCAGGACACTCCAAAagcagagagacacaaaaaaatgaaGACAGAGTTTGTACAGATTGCAAATCAACAAATGTCTAA
- the si:dkey-30k22.5 gene encoding lecithin retinol acyltransferase, translating to MVAMSAFLMRTLDLNTATLQKEDDSKHDLSLYKRGDLLEVPRTLFTHFGIYLGDNRVAHLIPDILPVITKNKSAIAKMVTNNRLLLGVITKVASVRVDSVEDFAYGSEILINHMDKVCSQPPLDGDEVARRAEKLLGSVTYSLLWYNCEHYVMYCRYGMAISYQTYKFCTTVRKIVCSRMSAYLTALCGIGTMLYLGCVTSLTVLLTVLISFTIWMAA from the exons ATGGTTGCCATGTCAGCCTTCTTAATGAGGACCCTTGACCTTAATACAGCAA CTTTGCAAAAGGAGGACGACTCCAAACATGACCTGTCCCTTTACAAGCGTGGTGATTTATTAGAAGTCCCCAGGACATTGTTCACACATTTTGGTATCTACTTGGGAGACAATCGTGTGGCTCATCTCATCCCGGACATTCTTCCTGTGATTACTAAGAATAAATCTGCAATTGCCAAGATGGTAACAAATAACCGCCTGCTGCTGGGGGTTATCACTAAGGTTGCCAGCGTCAGAGTGGACTCTGTGGAAGATTTTGCGTATGGCTCAGAGATTCTGATCAACCACATGGACAAGGTGTGCAGCCAGCCTCCTTTGGACGGGGACGAGGTGGCCAGACGGGCTGAGAAACTCCTGGGCTCTGTCACCTACAGCTTACTGTGGTACAACTGTGAACACTATGTCATGTACTGCAGATATGGAATGGCCATCAGCTACCAGACGTACAAG TTCTGCACAACTGTACGGAAGATTGTTTGCAGCAGGATGAGTGCCTATTTGACTGCACTGTGTGGTATAGGAACCATGCTGTATCTGGGCTGTGTGACATCACTGACAGTTTTACTGACCGTGCTCATCTCATTCACCATCTGGATGGCAGCCTAA